A genomic window from Brevibacillus agri includes:
- a CDS encoding efflux RND transporter permease subunit, producing the protein MITYIVKKRKITLLFFVMVVLVGFLSFFQLPKQESPDIIVNLATVTTIYPGASPEKVEQTVTKKLEEKINELQGLSYISSTSSLGVSSIIVEAKSDVDPKQKWDELRKKVKDAEAELPADAKQPIINDDLNRTFVQTFAVTADSREQLYSMRDMLKSWKEQLRTIPNVADVQVEGLPKQEVHIEVDTQKLSQYGITWSQVMMAVKRENEKIPLGDLTTDKRTYQLKLAENVNVEELNNVLISRTQAGFPIYLKDIGQAKLTTETVKSVSYYNGKPSISVSINAETGSDVPSLQKRVDEMMLTLDKSLPVWAERHSIYSQNERVDELFSDLTREMIIAVIAVLLVCTLGLNLITSFVVALAIPISLAVGLLFLPSLGITMNMISIVSLIIVLGILVDDAVVVNDNIERRLSVLGEKPLAAAVNGAREVSISIVTATLATIASFAPLMFLNGNAGQFIRPVPAIISLTMLASMIMSLTIIPIFRQWYEERRKAGAEGYRKPAGLLGKQLTQLTNWYAGKLMPKILKRPLLAGMIGVLIGTAAYGLIPLTPVQLFPNDDRPQFLVDIRVPVGSSLEETDRVVRGVSDWIMKQHGIESVASYAGGSAPKMFGGDTEAGSGITVGQLVVRFNEKETKIENMLEPWTEEFKKMYPEATVLPKQLEAGPPVGKPVVIRVYGEDIETLRSLAAQIKDKVAGIAGTYDVQDNFGLERYTLEFVVNKELMEQKLVNYTDLSTTLRLVSEGISVSEFDTGDELIDMKLFLQKGEEDPALLFQRLSIANARGELIPLSQLAEVKPTFSTQAIPHRDLSRSVTVSADVKNRTATEVMTEIQPMLDSMSLPEGYRIDIGGETSEQTDIFIDMGKLSILVVFLILILIAMQFYSLSIPVLVMSTVYLAVAGSLIGLFVTQTPLGFMTMMGVISLSGIVVRNGIVFIEFIEEARHAGAELKQAVISAGEARLRPILLTSFTAVAGLMPLAISGDVLFKPLAVTIISGLLFSTLLTLIVVPSFYTVLTQRKLKKQAKKAAKRPDLYGPEAEMM; encoded by the coding sequence GTGATTACGTACATTGTCAAGAAACGCAAGATCACACTGCTGTTTTTTGTCATGGTCGTGCTGGTCGGCTTCCTTAGCTTTTTTCAGCTACCGAAGCAGGAGTCGCCTGACATCATCGTCAACCTGGCGACCGTGACAACCATTTACCCGGGAGCTTCGCCAGAGAAGGTCGAGCAGACGGTGACGAAGAAGCTGGAGGAAAAAATCAACGAGTTGCAAGGACTGAGCTATATTTCCTCCACCTCTTCGCTAGGCGTCTCCTCGATCATCGTGGAAGCGAAAAGCGATGTGGACCCGAAGCAAAAATGGGATGAGCTGCGCAAAAAGGTAAAAGACGCAGAGGCCGAGCTTCCGGCAGATGCAAAGCAGCCGATCATCAACGACGACCTGAACCGCACGTTTGTCCAGACGTTTGCGGTGACGGCAGATTCGCGGGAGCAACTGTACAGCATGCGCGACATGCTGAAGTCGTGGAAAGAGCAACTGCGCACGATTCCCAATGTGGCGGACGTCCAGGTAGAAGGCTTGCCGAAGCAGGAAGTTCACATCGAGGTGGATACGCAAAAGCTGAGCCAATACGGCATAACGTGGAGCCAGGTAATGATGGCGGTCAAACGGGAAAATGAAAAAATCCCGCTGGGCGATTTGACGACCGACAAACGCACTTATCAATTGAAGCTGGCGGAAAACGTGAATGTGGAAGAGCTGAACAACGTATTGATCTCCCGCACACAAGCGGGCTTCCCGATCTATTTGAAGGACATCGGGCAGGCGAAGCTGACGACGGAGACAGTCAAATCGGTCTCTTATTACAACGGCAAGCCTTCGATCTCGGTCAGCATCAATGCGGAGACAGGAAGCGACGTGCCATCGCTGCAAAAGCGCGTGGACGAAATGATGCTGACGCTGGACAAATCGCTGCCAGTCTGGGCGGAAAGACATTCGATCTACAGCCAAAACGAGCGCGTGGATGAGCTGTTCAGCGATCTTACCCGGGAAATGATTATTGCCGTCATCGCGGTTTTGCTCGTCTGCACGCTGGGCTTGAACCTGATTACTTCGTTTGTCGTGGCTTTGGCGATCCCGATTTCGCTTGCGGTGGGGCTCTTGTTCCTACCGTCGCTTGGCATCACGATGAACATGATTTCGATTGTCTCGCTCATTATCGTGCTGGGAATTTTGGTCGATGACGCCGTGGTAGTGAACGACAACATTGAGCGGCGCTTGTCCGTGCTGGGCGAAAAGCCGCTGGCGGCAGCAGTCAACGGCGCCAGGGAAGTGTCCATTTCGATTGTGACCGCGACATTGGCGACGATTGCCTCGTTTGCCCCGCTGATGTTTTTGAACGGAAACGCAGGCCAGTTCATTCGCCCCGTCCCGGCGATCATTTCGTTGACGATGCTGGCGTCCATGATTATGTCGCTGACGATCATTCCGATTTTCCGGCAATGGTATGAAGAGCGGCGCAAAGCAGGCGCGGAAGGGTACCGCAAGCCTGCGGGGCTGCTGGGCAAACAACTGACGCAGTTGACGAACTGGTACGCAGGCAAGCTGATGCCGAAAATTCTCAAGCGTCCGCTGTTGGCCGGGATGATTGGCGTTTTGATCGGGACGGCCGCATACGGCTTGATTCCGCTCACTCCCGTGCAGTTGTTCCCGAACGATGACCGCCCGCAGTTTCTCGTAGATATTCGCGTGCCAGTAGGGAGCAGTCTGGAGGAGACAGATCGGGTCGTGCGGGGCGTATCCGACTGGATCATGAAGCAGCATGGAATCGAATCGGTCGCCTCCTACGCCGGGGGCAGCGCTCCGAAAATGTTTGGCGGCGACACAGAGGCGGGAAGCGGCATCACCGTCGGGCAGCTCGTCGTGCGTTTTAATGAAAAGGAAACGAAGATCGAAAACATGCTGGAGCCTTGGACGGAAGAGTTCAAGAAAATGTACCCGGAAGCGACTGTTTTGCCTAAGCAGTTGGAGGCGGGACCGCCTGTCGGCAAGCCGGTTGTCATCCGCGTGTACGGGGAAGACATCGAGACGCTCCGCTCGCTTGCGGCGCAAATCAAAGACAAGGTGGCGGGGATTGCAGGCACCTACGACGTGCAGGATAATTTCGGCCTAGAGCGCTACACGCTTGAATTTGTCGTCAACAAAGAGCTGATGGAGCAAAAGCTGGTCAACTACACGGACCTGTCGACGACGCTCAGGTTGGTCAGCGAAGGGATCAGCGTCAGCGAGTTCGACACCGGCGACGAATTGATCGACATGAAGCTGTTCCTGCAAAAAGGCGAAGAAGACCCTGCTCTGTTGTTTCAGCGTCTGAGCATCGCCAACGCCCGTGGCGAGCTGATTCCGCTGTCGCAACTGGCGGAAGTAAAGCCGACTTTCAGCACGCAGGCGATTCCGCATCGCGATTTGTCGCGGAGCGTAACGGTATCGGCTGATGTCAAAAACCGCACGGCAACAGAAGTGATGACGGAAATTCAGCCGATGCTCGACAGCATGTCTTTGCCCGAAGGCTATCGCATTGACATCGGCGGGGAAACGTCAGAGCAGACGGATATTTTTATCGACATGGGCAAACTGTCCATTCTCGTCGTGTTCCTGATCTTGATTTTGATTGCGATGCAATTTTACTCGCTGTCCATCCCGGTGCTGGTCATGAGCACCGTCTACTTGGCGGTAGCGGGCAGTCTGATCGGACTGTTCGTGACCCAGACCCCGCTTGGCTTCATGACGATGATGGGAGTCATCTCGCTGTCGGGAATCGTCGTGCGCAACGGAATTGTGTTCATCGAGTTCATCGAAGAGGCGCGGCATGCAGGGGCAGAGCTGAAGCAAGCTGTCATTTCGGCAGGCGAGGCGCGCTTGCGGCCGATTTTGCTGACCTCGTTTACTGCGGTGGCGGGTCTCATGCCGCTCGCGATTTCCGGCGACGTTCTGTTCAAGCCGCTCGCCGTCACGATCATTTCCGGCCTGCTGTTCTCGACGCTGTTGACGTTGATAGTCGTGCCGTCCTTCTACACGGTGCTGACCCAGCGCAAGCTGAAAAAGCAGGCGAAAAAAGCGGCAAAGCGTCCGGACTTGTACGGGCCGGAGGCAGAGATGATGTAA